Genomic window (Capsicum annuum cultivar UCD-10X-F1 chromosome 10, UCD10Xv1.1, whole genome shotgun sequence):
AACACATTTTCTGTAACCTACGGCCTACATGGTGCACATAATATATGCACTTTGTACTGTACACTCCTCAAATATGCACTTTGTACTGTACACTCCTCTTTTGACTGATGGATTGACGTCCCTGATTGACAACACAACTTTATATGACTCATCTTCTACAACCTACATGCTACATAGTGCACATAATATATGCACTTTGAACTAAACACTCCTCTTTTGACTGATGGACTGGCGTTTCTAATTAACAATACAAGTTTATTAGCACAATTTTAACAAATATCTTTATTCTTTATGTTATAAATACAACATTataattataaagaaaaatataacatctTAGAATACATTACACCAAGCTCCAATGAAAAGTTGGTtagatattagaaaaataaaaaatgagaggattTCAAAAAATCCTGCAAAAGTATTTGGGTGCTATACTGATTTGTCGGGAAAAAAATGGTATGGTCGAATTCGTCCCTTAGAAAAtaagcctatttctatttatCACATTTACAAATTGCTCACCACATCATTAGCGGAGAAACATACTCCTCTAAAgatgaagattttattatttGGGGAAAAACACTTCAGTGGACTCAACTATATTCTAAACGGTGTGATTATGAGGTGTTTGTCGATGGCATGGTTTGAACGTTCTACAGGCGCTGTCCGCGACATTTTAGATATGTAAGTTCAGGGATGAAGCACAAGTTATTGAATATTTGAATAAGGaaatatcaaaaatgaaaaaagcatTAGAACTTTTTCATGCATTAGATGATCTTATCTTTCAAGGAGCAGATGAAGAGGAGCACTGGAAAGTACTTGAAAATCAGAGACTACATCGAGATTCTACATATCCAGTATATCCAATTGTTAACGAATGGATAGGCCTTCAAAAGCATTTACCTCAAACACTAGATTTTGGAGTGCCATATTGTTGTATAAACCAAATGAGTTTAGTTGAGCCAACACAACATGAATTCGATGTAGTTCCAGAAACTGACGAAgaaaatatgtaatttttttctttgtacgTTATGTTACAATtttgtattataaaaatattaaaattttatctcaTAATAAAATACGTAAAATTTCATTTCACAATAAAACACTCACATCATTCATTGACACACAAATAAGTAATacaataacatataaaataattcataataagaCATACACTTAAAATCATGTCCTAAAAGTACTAGCACCACTAGAGGTATTTGCTGCCCCTTATGCATTAGCATTCCGCACTCTCGATGGGCAATTACGCTTATCATGTCTTGATTGTTTGCAAGTAGAGAATTTTTGGGAGAGACTACTTTGTGAGTTATCCATTTCATTGGGAGTACGTGTGATGGACTTGACCTTAACTTTGcgcaaaaaaattttatttgcaATCATGGAAAATGGACTTTTTGGCCAATAATCCTCATCACCAAGTGGAATAAACTGGCCAGAGTAAGCTCTTTTGTACCACGCCACAGAGAATTCCTATGCAATATAATTCCATGCAGGATTCCCAACAAAGTCAAACACCCTAATGGCGTGAGAACATGGAAAATGATTTGATTTCCATTTACCATACGTACATGTTCGTTGCGTCTTATTAACAATTTGCTTATTACCACCTTTTCCATGATGGGAGTTGAATGCTCTAATTTCAAATAGATTATCTGCCACCAAATAATTTTGAATACTGTGCATCGATACCTTTTTTCTGTATTCCTCAAATTTTTTGAATGGATTTAACATCTATTTTTGTTTGTCAACCAAGAGTTGTTTTGCAGACTTCGATCTCTGAACAAAATGATCCACAACTATGCTGTAAGATAATTTGACCATTACAGTTACTGGTAGGCCTTTAGCAGAATTTAACAGTCCATTAAATGACTCGGAGCTGCTTGTTGTGAGCATGCCCCATCTCCTTCCATCATCCTTGTGCGTAGTCCATTTTTCTAAGTCGAGCTTCATCGGCCACTCATATGCTGGAAAGTGTGTCCCCTTGATTAACTCCATTTGTAACAAAAACTCTTTCTCCTGCGTTGCTGTTGCAGCGACCCATAGTACGTTGTTCACCCGGACACTTTTGTATGCTCTCTGATAATTGGCCTTCAAGTGTTGTAGGCAATAATAATGATAGGCAAAAGGACCTTGCCAGTTACGCTCTGCATAAACACTTCCAAGTATGCCGTGATTTCTGTCACATATCAACGTAATACTTTGACGACCACATACAACATGCCGATGCAAATCGCTCAAAAACTTAGTCCATGTATCAAAGTTTTCATTGGCTGCTATTGCAAAAGCCAATAGAAAAATGGAGC
Coding sequences:
- the LOC107852432 gene encoding uncharacterized protein LOC107852432, coding for MGDCRGGHNNLDVDMIATVLVSYIEKTPRYPIKDCQMPVLNKFRKIISQRKAFLGQKHAIEQVYGNWEASFRELPRFITAMKYFNPGFVDEWRFERHEGVDERVFNYVFWMFKPCVDDFHYCRPVISIDGTHVYGKYDIKLLIAVGTDGNGSIFLLAFAIAANENFDTWTKFLSDLHRHVVCGRQSITLICDRNHGILGSVYAERNWQGPFAYHYYCLQHLKANYQRAYKSVRVNNVLWVAATATQEKEFLLQMELIKGTHFPAYEWPMKLDLEKWTTHKDDGRRWGMLTTSSSESFNGLLNSAKGLPVTVMVKLSYSIVVDHFVQRSKSAKQLLVDKQK